The genomic DNA TTCAGGTGAAAACAAGCTCACACTTAGTAAAGCAAATTCTCGGGAAgctcactcttcaaatcaatgACGTAAGTGTTGCGTGTTCTTTATATCATGTTTCAATTGTTTTCCTGCTATGAAATTACTATTAAGGAGCTGTTAGTTGTGCTGAGAGTTCATCCCACGCGGAAAAATAGAATAGAAAACCATGGGTTTATGTGAGACTGGGTACCACAACCTATTAGCTAGAGCTTTTGGATTGGAGATAGAcccaatcgcttataggccCAGCGGAATTTTATACGGTATCAAAGTGGGTTATGCTTCTACGCGCCCGTATGGGCTCATTTCACGCCAAGTCTCTTGCCGACTTCTAATAATTGAGCGTCTCCTCTCTGGCCCAAGTGTGGCATGTCAATTGTCGTCCCCCCTCCCCCCTGAGCATGGAAGTCTAGTCTCACACGTTGCCACACGAGGGTGGGTGTTAAGAGTTAAATCCCATTTGGAAAAATAGAATTGAAAACCAtggatttatatgagattgGATACCACAACTTAGTAGCTCGTATTTTTAGATTAGAGATGAGcccaatcgcttataggcTTAGTTGAATTTTACAAGTTGAATAAGGATATCTAAGTTATTCTCGATAAAAAGGTTGGATCCACTGAGATGGTTGTTACGTAGTTTAAATGGCTTTAGATGTGCTGGTCTGCTGCCCTGATGGTTCTAGCACCATTACTTATGCTTAACTGCTAGTGAATTGTGAATCTTTCTTCAGACAAGTGAACTGACACCACTTCTGGTGGACGTTCAACATCCAGCTTATGATCAGTATGATCATTAATTGCTGACTTTTACTGTTTAATTCTGCAGTTTGTGGTTGGTTTCTTCGTCTATGTCTGCATATAATTACTTGGTTTTTGGATAGTATATGGACTCGCTGATTCAGCAATTATGCAGGGGTAAGAAGGGCCGTGTACGATGGGATGAGGATAACCTTGGTGAAATTGAATCCAACAAACCTGTTAGGCAGAAAATTACAGAGCCCAAGACACCCTATCATCCAATGATTGATGATGATGGTATGCCATTTTCATCTTTTCTTGACAGCCGCTCCTTGAATGATTACCTGGAAAATGTTAAGTTTGACACTGGCTAACAGTGAGAGTTGGCGATCATTAGATTATTTCAAACTAGGTACTCTCAGCTgctgaatgttcctttcaaATTGCTATTACATGCTCTATTCTTTGTCAAGTGTAACTAACTTTGAAACTCCTCGTGTCATGATGGAAGATTTTGCTAAGCAATCGCTGATTTGTTCTGTAGGTTCTGTGTCTCCAAGACGTAGTCACTTTGATGATTGTGTTGATCAGCATGCAGAAGCTATACAGTCTGCTCTAAATAATGTGGGTTATGAAGAAGGCTCTTCGAGTGAAAAAATGGGTCCAGAGTCTGGTGATTGGGCGTCATCTGAGGATGAGGCTGATGCTATGGGACCCTATTATGAAGGTTGTACAGAAATCTAATCGGTTTCTTCGTCATGGCCTTTCCATTTAGTGTTTACTTAGGGGCTATTTATATTCAGATTAAGCCAAAGCATAGTCATTATGGGCTACACTGGAAAAGGGCTTTGGAACTGACCAGTCCGGTTGAGATTGAAAAATATCATCTTATCTTTAACTTTCTGATTGGTAGTGATATCTCTTTCTGTGATGCCTCCAGATTCTGAAACAGATAGTAGTGGGATGAGCTTTAGAGAGCAGAGAAAAGCACACTACGATGAGTTTCTGAAAGTGAGAGAGCTCCGGCAAAAGGGTTCTTTGATTGAGGATGAAGACGATGATGATGCTGAGATGGATAAGGATGATAGCTTGCAAgattcttcttcatctttgaGTGCTGGGGTGAAAGACATAGAAATCGAGGAAGGCAGACCAAATGGAGCGGGGAAACCATGAAACCCGACCTAAGACGAGTGTGACTACTGATTGTGTCATCTCTCCTCTGTAGTTTCCATAGACTTTGTTGTGAAAAGTAACTGTATGACCATCCGATCCCTGTCTCATTCCTAATTCTTAGTGATGAAACAAAAAGATTCTACTGTGACTCTCGGCGTTGTTTGCTTGTAAATAGCCTCCTCGATTTGGACCCATGTGGACTATTCGAGGTCGGGGAAGCTATTGCATCATGTGTTATCTGCTTTCCCTTGTTCAACAGTTTTGAGATGAATGTAAAAACTAAAAACTGGGGAGGTATCCAGATTCTCATTCAGCTCATTATCAAAGACTATCGCTGCAAATGCAGGTGTGATTTACTTTTAACCAAGGACCTGACTGATGTCTGGCAACGAGTGAAGTGTTATCATCGGTAACTATTGTCCCAACAAAAGCTGGACGTCATGTTTCGAATATGTGCACTAATTCGACTCTGAACTGTCGTCCTGACCCAGGTGATGATGTATTATTCCTTGGTCGGTCCCTACAAGCGCAAAGTTCCAATGAACTCCCCTCCCTTTAAGTCTAGCTTACAACTACAGGAGGGAGAATCGCCATCGCCATCACCATGAAAGATGAACCTTACATCAGCAGATTCTTCGATGTTTCTCGGTTGTTACTTTTTCCCATACCGTGAAGAGGATCTCTACGCTTTTTGCTTGGGCAAGATATCTCATTCCCAAAAACAGCACAAGCCTCCAGATATTTTTAACCCCTTTCCTCTCACAAGTCACAGGTGTACACCAGCACCCCAGcatctatacatacatacatacaatATATTCAAATCCTATTGAATCCTTCAACTTTATGAACCTTGTGCCAGTGTTAAAATCTTGCTTCGTTGTTTTTGTCAGACTTTGCGTGCACTTAGGCATCAGTATATATCACAATACGATAGCATGAACACGATGCCAAGGCACGTTCATTCTTCAACCAACAAAGATTAGAAAGATATAGAGAGTTTAGTATGTAACGCCCGCATTGATTACCTCTGCAATATACACAACATTAAACCGGAATCCAATTTTACTATCAGATAATGACTTTTTCAAAGAAAACTGCAACACTTCGAGATATGAAAATGCACTTCTACTGCGAAAAAAAGGTACTAGTGCTACGGGTGTCTTTAATTTGCATTAAAGCCGTGTCGCGCGCTGTTCCCGCTCGTTTCATGTTTTTCTAAGAAAAATCTTCTTTATCATCATTCAATctctcgttttttttttttgttttgtttttaaataaattttcttctttagcTACATATGCAATTTAGGGATGGCAACGGGTTTTACCCATTTGGTCACGGGAAGGGTTTAGGGATTTGAGTTCCAAACCCTATAGGGTTTGGAAAGAGTTTAAGATTTTACTTTACCCATCACAAACCCGTTAAACGTAAATTTACTAAATTACCCTCCTTATTACTCATATTTACAAAAtggcatttattattttcttgaaatccCTTTATTATAATTGTAATTTCTAGTATTTGTAATACTCATTTAGTGTTATGAACTTGAAGGTGCtgtgatttattatttttgaacaTATTATGAACTTATAAGTATTGTAGTTCATTTTTCTGGAACATGTTATGAACTTATAAGAgttgtaatttattttctttcgtataattatatgtttggaatttatattttgtatttgaatactttttgatatattttctataaattagATACTATGATAAGTTCATATAAACTTTTTCTCGCAAACTGATTAACGGACGGAAAATATGTTTCCAGTGAGTTTTTGTTAATTTAGTGGGAATggtttgagaattttccttTAAAATCTTAACGGGTTTGGGAATGATTTAAGATTGACTTTTTTTAAGGGGGTATGAATATGGAATGGATATAGCCATCTCAAACCCTCCCCAGTGTCATTCCTAACATACATAAAAGACATGCAAAGAGTGagaatgagatttttttttgtgtgaaccTTGGTATCCGGAAGCCACAATTGGACTCCGGCTAATCCAATTGAGCTGGATCGGCCTACtgagggataaaactctcacagcgtgaatttctgcatttacaagaatttgaaattgaaattttatttgagCGGAATAAGCGCCGAACCGCTTGCGGTTAGAATGGAACAACATAAATGATATCATCCTTTCTTTAGCTCGTTCAATCAAAAAGCTCGCTTGTGAAAGTGAAATTCGAATTTAGATTGAGTAATGAAATTGGTGCGTACAaatctaaaatccaaaatcttcatatataatttagtTAATTATCGCATGTGTATATGTGATCATTGCAATATATGTATTTCCCACATATGTTAAATACTCCAAATAATACGAGTCTAACGGGGTAACTCGAAGTTAGAGCGGAAGCACGTgaaaaaaaccaaaattcTGAGGTGTATAGTACTTCTTCCTCAGCAcatcttcatatatatatatatatatatgtgtgtgtgtgtatataagACGGTGCCACCCACCTCCCCCTAAAAAATATTCATCCTCGATTTAACAAACCCTCGGCCTCCTTCATGCACTTTCTTCAGGGTTCCCACTACACCACCAGCCGGTTGAAGGACCATTACTGACAGCGGCAGCCGCGATCGACCTGATTGATCATGGACATGAGTCGACAGCGGTGCGGGTCATCTTCCTCATGGACTAACGAGAAGCACCTCCGGTACCTCAACTCAGTGGAGGCTTCGTTTGTCCGTACGATGCTCGACGGCAACAGTGGCGGCATCGGCCATCTCCGCCTCGACAGATACATGCCGGACAGCTCTGAATCGACTCGGGACTTGAAGGTccagagaaagaagaaactCCACGCAACAGGTGAGAACATAATTCTCGCACTTCCATACCATCTAGCTACGAAGGAAAAGATCCGGTCCCCCAACCCACCaacgaagaagaagggaaataaaaaaaaaaaaaaaatgttctcAACGACGAAACGGTTTCAGATCTCGTAAGTCTTGTCGTTCGATCGTATGAAAAGGAAACTGATCAGGGTCTGCTTTCTAATGATCCTGAAAGATAGATTAAAGTGCGAAAGAACCCTCGACTCGGGTTCATCTTCGAGATGCGGCAATGTGGCTGAGgtgtttcattttaattttaacatgTTGGCCATCGGGCTGGGAGAGAACTGCAGTTTACTTCGAACATTATGCTGCTCCGACTTCTGTATGCAAGTCTTTCtagttttaattttgtatTCTTCTATCGAGCGGAGGCGAAAAGTATACATCAAcgtagctagctagctagcatATACTATTAGCCAAACAGAGAAAATGTAGCGTCTAGTAAGTTCTGTGACATCTAGAATGACATCTTTACTCATACGTGGTGCACTTAACCGCGTCATCAAATATTATGTTATCACTTTAGCATTCAGTAAAATATATGACATGCATAACCGACTTGCTATATATTTACACTACGGGATAGTTAGttaagtaaaataattaactCGAATTTGGGAATCGGGGTATGTGCTTACGACACGCTTGAGCTGCTGACCAAACAGACCAGAAGAGAACACATGAAGGGAATTAATCTGTGAAATGTCGAATATATGCCTCAGATATTTTCGAAGGAAAAGTTTGACTTTATGAGCGTTATTTCTTCAACTGCCTTTGACTCAGACTcctgatattttttttttctttacaagGTGTAGTGGGCCCACCTGCCAGAATCAACGGCGCGGCTGACAAGAAACAAAGGAGACTCTCATCTCCGCCGTCCCGCCATTGCTCTCATGATCAGGTtagtatattattttcttttcttttttaccaaaaaaattatttatggaTAAATATCTTACTCATAATAACGCCGATGTCATAATCACCAGCTAATTGAATCTTCAATTGTTAGGATATCAAGAGATCATCCCACGCttatccacatatatatatatatatatatatatataccattaATTCGGTGAGTATTAGATAGTCATGTGACTATATAAGATTCAATCAACGACCGGGGCACATGTAAAGGTATAGAGACGAGTGTTATGGACTATATGTTAGTTGGTGATTAAATTTTACACAGTCCCGTGgttattgaaaaattttctcaattttattctgATAAGAGACATTACATATACCATCAATCACATTAATGCAATAGGAAACACGCACTACATCACAATCAATCATGGTCTTCGTAAATGAGTATTCTTTTCCGTAGgctctttaaataaaattcttatCAGCGTGtgtccacacacacacacacacacacacacatatatgtatatatatgttgttttatttatttacaggTGATACCACAGCTTATCAGCAACGAAGCGGCTGATGAGAAGCACGACGACACAACTGACACGAGTGTGGAGGGACCTGCAGGAACCCATGCACGAGCTACTGCTGCTGATAGCAACTGATGATCAAATTCTCTATCGCTCGTCTCTCGTGAACAAATTATGTTTCTTTCCTTCTAGTTCTAGCTACCTTCTGTATTGTGTCGgtttctttcatttatttatttttatttagcttttctctctctctcgctctcttttttaatttgcttttctctttgttttccTGTTGCTTGTTCATTGAGCTAATTATGTATGTATCAGTATGCGCTCGCGAGCGGGTGTGTAGAAGAGCTGAGCAACCATATTATAAAGCATTtcctaattataatttatagcaATATTCCACGTGAAAGCGAAATCAAAAGTATACTCAAATTAAAGATCCGAGAGAGATATTTGTTGGTGGTGGTGGAGCCGACAGATGAGGCTGATACATGATGGGAAGCCAAGGATGACACCCCTATCATGTCCAAGTCCAACTTTGCTGTTGGTGCATTTATGGAtaatatttctttatatttgtCAAGAAACAAATTGCTGTGGATAATGAGATAATTATCGTCCACAAATACTCTGTAGTCTATACTGTTCCGAAGTTGGACAGGAAATGAGGATCCAAATCCTATGTAAGTGAAggattaataattaatacagAAGGTAGAAGTTTGAAATACATACGATACAAATGGATCACCGATAAGAGTGAAATTATCATTCACACGTATCTTCATCCTCGATCTTTTCACTAAAGATGAAGGGGTGCAGCAGCCTCTACtgcgaaaataaaatagatcAAATGGATGACTAGTAAGAGTAAAATGGTCATTCACATGATTTTCCTCGGCCATTTACTTAATATcaagacacacacacacacacacacacacatacatattaGCCTCTACTGTGGAAACCAAATGCACTTCGGATAGTAGGGCCTATATCACGACCTCTCTTCAtcgcttctttcttttcttttggttgTGCATGAGCGGTCCGAAAGGGATGCTTGGTTCATTGAATACAAGTTCAATAGGTGAGACTATGTTTCGCCTGGAATTCGTGATCCACTCTCTGGCTGCCGCGTAGCGTTTAGATTGTCAGGCGTGTCAGGGCGAAGTCCCAAGATGTAAGTGAGGACGAAACCACTAGCCATCCTTACCGAGCTAAAGCGTTGCACCATCGGGAGGTTGTAGAGGTGTTGTAGACGATATCACGGTTTCGAGGGTTAAgcaatttcttttggatttatCAATCTAAGCAGAAGACAATATACTTTAATATTATTGATCATTCTTTGATTTAAAGAATCATCCCATCTCAATTGAGAACATAAATACCTTTTTAGGAAGAAATCAAGCTCTGCTTCTGTATTAAGTTCTCCCAGACATGCGCGTGATGTTTAGCCCAATACGTATATGAGACAGCTTGGAAGCTGGTCTGTGTGATGTCGAGATGGCTCGAGAGCTAGTCTAAGTGATGATGGTCACAGCCTAGGAAAGGCTCGTGAAGATGTGTCTCGGTTGATTGTAGCCAAAATGGATGAGTTTCTGCTAAGAAGTCTTGACTCGTGTGATGCCTCATTGTAGGTGAGTCTCAGCTAGACGCAGCCGAAAGTGAAGTCACAGCCCTAAAGCCGCTCGTGGAAGGATAGAATCATGGTCCCTGGAAGGTCCGTGTTGGCAGGCCTCGGCTACAGGGTAGCCAAAAAGAAGAGCCTTAGGCCCGAAAGCTTTGACTTGATAAAACTATTCTTAGCTCGGAAGCGTCGGAATGGAAAGAAGTGATAGAATGGAATCGAGGGTTTTGGTGGGGGAAGGCGAGAGAAAGAACGGAACAAGATGTTTCAAGGGATTAGTGAGGAAAAATGGAACTGAGAATTCCGGGACTGATGAGAAGAATAGAATTATGGTTTTCGCGGGGTAGGTGACGACAATCAAAGATACAAAGGGTgcgatatgtatatattgaagTGTATGTGCGATAAAGTAAATGGTAGATGAATGTAAAGATAAATTAGATAAACATTTGTGTCATTGTGTTTGTCACAGGGGTTTACAATGTTCTTCCAATCCGGTATATATAAGCTCAACCTAGAGTAACGCCCAAAATACCGAGATCGGGAAATTGTTCTAACGAGAAACTAAATATAGACTATCCTAATATTTTCGGGGAATACGTCTCCATTATTCCCTAATTACAAAAAGAACACGCAAAATAACGAAGtcaaaaagaaggaaattcCCTCAAATTGGTCCACGTCCTCTCTCATGCAATATTTATCTCTTGAATGGAGGAAGAAGTGAGTAAAATTATTATGCGATAACGGAATAGCAAAACAACAAGGAAACCctgattaagaaaatgaattcAGAGCTTCTTAATTCTAAGTCGAAGACGATCTCATCTCGAGGAAAACTGATCCCCTTGGTAGTTTATACTCTGCGATGGGAACACTAGAGCTACTTAAGAGTTAGATGGCTATATTTGAGAAGTTAATTCGTCAGCCCTCTCTCTGCTTTGAGGGGCTTGTGTTTCCACTCTCTAATCGAATAATTTACCGAGACATTAATGTGGATCATTTGGCATTTAAAAGTTGAATGAATCTCGATTAATTTAGTTTGAGCAGGATCAACctataaatgataaaaaaatttcaatcgtagattttttctattcacaagTTTCGAATCTGAAACATattttttggagagagatacCGAATCTCTTAAATCAAATCCATTTTGGTATTTACCATGCATTTGACAATAGGGACATCcaattattgatttttgtcCAGCTAGCAATGACGCCGTTTTCATGCAACAATCTGATATTGTTACATGATTACACATTCAATCATGATAGGCTCtgttaaaaaattacttaatttCTTCCCACTGAAGATAACCCCTAACAACGTTCAGCACGCCCTATATATGACTGTCACTCAACTATGCTAAAAGTAATAAGACCTATATATGCTTCTGTTCCCAGGTCTTCATTTTCCACGACTGTGTTTTGACATTACACTTATTTAAAACCCACAAAATGGAGAAGTTTGGAGGAACATGCTTGTTCTCACACAAAGAAGCTACTCACTAGGTGGTTGCTCATGCTTTCCCTAGGAAAAATTATCGAGTCCGTTTGGGCTTCCATTTAGATCAACTTTTTGTAATATACACGCTCTATtattacaagaaaaataaaaaatatccaAAGACCTATGGAGGACCAGGCAGTTTGTTGAAGTGATAGCACAAAATGTGAGATTTTAAGGTTAACCTTGCTAGATACGGTCTGGGAGCTATAAGTGTGCACGGCATTTCGAACGGTAAGGTTTTGAGATGTCACAATCTCCTAatctattaattttcttatatatttattttatttattcagtAATACACCTCTCACGAGTGGGCTGAAATAGTTTTAAACGTCGAGTGCGTGAAATATCATTAGTTGTGATCGATACGTATGCGGTGCCTTGAGATGCTATATGGAAATTTGAGATGATTATAATTGTCTAATTTAAAAGACTAAAGATTgttctttattatttatttagaatgAGCTCCATTAATCTTCTCAAGGTCGTGGGGCTGCTGAGAAAAATTTACTGGGCCGCATAATCTTGATCGTTTGATGAAGAATTGAAGATTTGTTGTGGCCATgaacaataaattaatttaatgaagACAAATGATCTTTCCCTCTAATGATGGGATTTCAGTAGAAAAGACATCAGGAAATTGTGGCTGGGTAaatattgtattttttatttatttatataattatttttagcaGCAAAATGATAGCATAACACCCACACTTTTGACGTAAAATCATTGTCAAAACCTGGTGATATGGTGGGATTTCTTGATATAAGGGCAAAATCAAAGCCATTCTTCCTTTATTTATTAGTAAAGTTAACGAGATTTCCTAAAATAATGTTGCATGTTGCCAATTCTCCACCTCTTGCAATATTCTGCCATGCATATCTTCCTTACATGGAAAATCCCCATCATGGAAGACAAACCTCCATATGGTCTCTTCCTTACTTGGATGCCTTCTACCATCTTGGGAGCCACTCCATAGTCTCCATGTATTCCACATGCATAAGAATTTCTCCAAATTGAAAGCAATCTTGAGTGATATGAAAATTACCTCATGACCGCCATTCTTGCCAATTAGAAACATATCCAAGTTTGTTCACGCCCGAGCTTGGAAATAATCAGCAGCTATCATTCACAAGTTGCCAATCTAGTGCGCGTCTATCCAAGTCCGGTAGCACCAGTAGTTTCAGTTGAATTTCCACACGGATCTCGATCACGAGCCGCTCTCCAATGCTTGGGCCCAAGTTGCTCaatcgaatcggtcatggGATGCCTCTAATTGAGCCCAATTAAGCCCATGGAATCCATCATGCTTGTTACGTGTCCCTCAAACTCCGCAATTACCGTTagatgcgaaaaatgattgtAAACATACTACTGTAGAGCAAAATCTTCTGACCATAAAGGCGGGACTCTTCATACGATATAATAACTTAATTTCTGTTTGATCTcctgtattttttattttatttttcatcgtCCCCTCTCACAATTGATGTATGTGAAGTTGCTCGTCAGTCTATTCGTTTTTCCTTCCCTTTCTTCCAACACTGTGGAATGGGCCCGCCTTCAACATGAGCCTGGCCCAAAATTTCCTGCGCTAAGCTCATGATTTGAATTGGGCCGCGGGCCTTTCAGTAATTTCTGACGGGTTGGGTTGAAGCTAGGACAGAACAACGATAGGGGAGGTCGCAGCTCAGTTCGGGACGACGCCGTCGACGAGACGACAAGACACTGATTGACAACCACCTTGAGATCTCAGTTCTCCGGCTCTCCTTCGTCTTCCCCCTCTCCCGTCCCGGCCGCTCCTCAAAGTTCCCGGGTAGCATTCCGCACCATCTCCGGGCAACTGAGACACCCTCCCACAATGCTACAATCCCTTCTCACATTCAGGAACCTGTTACTCCATACTTCCCTCTCACTGTtactctctctcctcctctccttcCTCCGGTTCCCCTCCCTCCTACT from Punica granatum isolate Tunisia-2019 chromosome 2, ASM765513v2, whole genome shotgun sequence includes the following:
- the LOC116196867 gene encoding protein phosphatase inhibitor 2, with protein sequence MTGKKGRVRWDEDNLGEIESNKPVRQKITEPKTPYHPMIDDDGSVSPRRSHFDDCVDQHAEAIQSALNNVGYEEGSSSEKMGPESGDWASSEDEADAMGPYYEDSETDSSGMSFREQRKAHYDEFLKVRELRQKGSLIEDEDDDDAEMDKDDSLQDSSSSLSAGVKDIEIEEGRPNGAGKP
- the LOC116195265 gene encoding uncharacterized protein LOC116195265 isoform X4 — translated: MDMSRQRCGSSSSWTNEKHLRYLNSVEASFVRTMLDGNSGGIGHLRLDRYMPDSSESTRDLKVQRKKKLHATVGPPARINGAADKKQRRLSSPPSRHCSHDQLISNEAADEKHDDTTDTSVEGPAGTHARATAADSN
- the LOC116195265 gene encoding uncharacterized protein LOC116195265 isoform X2, which codes for MDMSRQRCGSSSSWTNEKHLRYLNSVEASFVRTMLDGNSGGIGHLRLDRYMPDSSESTRDLKVQRKKKLHATVGPPARINGAADKKQRRLSSPPSRHCSHDQVIPQLISNEAADEKHDDTTDTSVEGPAGTHARATAADSN
- the LOC116195265 gene encoding uncharacterized protein LOC116195265 isoform X3; translated protein: MDMSRQRCGSSSSWTNEKHLRYLNSVEASFVRTMLDGNSGGIGHLRLDRYMPDSSESTRDLKVQRKKKLHATGVVGPPARINGAADKKQRRLSSPPSRHCSHDQLISNEAADEKHDDTTDTSVEGPAGTHARATAADSN
- the LOC116195265 gene encoding uncharacterized protein LOC116195265 isoform X1, yielding MDMSRQRCGSSSSWTNEKHLRYLNSVEASFVRTMLDGNSGGIGHLRLDRYMPDSSESTRDLKVQRKKKLHATGVVGPPARINGAADKKQRRLSSPPSRHCSHDQVIPQLISNEAADEKHDDTTDTSVEGPAGTHARATAADSN